The genomic segment tttcaacacTGGCCTAGGGATTTTCCATTGTTGGAAGGCCAACATTTTTCTCTGACAAACATTTTTGGTATGCAGGAAAGCTCTGCAAGTGTATGCTCAGCCCCAGGCTTGAGATGTATCTGTAAATGGTTAGAAGGTTAgacaaaacttttcttttttcttctgtttaggtTAGCTCTGTTGTGTCTTTTTCCCCTTTGAGTTTTAATCTACTTTCATTCATAAATGCTCATACTGTTTATTTAGATCATTAAAGCAGCATGTCAAAACTCTGGTTTGATTTTCTGTCAGATTAAACATCAAAGGTGAAAGTATCTATATTTAACTGCAATACACAATGTGTGCCTTGTCAGTGTTTTATTAAAGCAGAATCTGGTTGGTCTGGTTGTTAGTTTTAAAAGTCTTTATGCAAGCTTTTTGCTGCTACTACAATTGTTTGTAGGGCAAATGACCTAAGGAAAAAGCTGTGACAGCCATGTTGAGTGTAATGTGTTCCACGTTGTGCGTCATAAAACTATGAAATACCAATATCCTCTGGCCTTGAGAGAGGGAGGAGGTGCATTACACATGCTTTTGTGTTTCAAAAGCAGCAGCCAAGACCGGACGTCTCGAGTGAAGGAAGAACATAGGAAGATGAGCTTACATGGTGCCAGCGGGGGCTGTGATCGCTCACGTGACCGCCGCCGCTCCAGCGATCGCTCCAGGGACTCCTCGCATGAGAGAGAAGGCCAGCTGACCCCTTGCATTCGCAACGTCACATCACCCACCCGCcaacacaacagtggtgagtgtgcGTGGAAAGAATAGATGGCTTATATGGGTGTCATGTTAGAGTTCTGCAGCTTTTGGCAAGCTCTGTTAAACAGCTGACCACATTTATCAACTTACAGCTCAGACATGGTTTAGGTCTCCTGCTTTTGGCTGTGAGCAGATCAAGGCAATGCAATGCTTATCCACCTGTTTGTATTTAGACCAAGACGGAGGAGTTTGACTGGCAAGATGACAAATGTTATGAGTAGGACCTTCTGTAGTGTCCtacttgtgtgtgtatatacaatATGTATAttgcaaagaaacaaaaaactttcACAAATCTTAGCTGCAAATTAAAACATTAACTAAAAACTAATCACCTTTTTTTTCTATCTGGACTTTGATCTGTGATTTGGACATTAAACCAAAGATGATTTCTCCATGCCTGCCCACGTCTAGATCGTGATCGAGATGGCGGCTCGTCATCGAGGCCCAGTAGTCCGCGGCCTCAGAGAGTCTCACCCAGCGGTTCCAGCAGCAGTGGGGTGGTGAGCAGTCGCAACAGTAGCTTGTCCAGCACCGAAGGCACTTTCAAAAGCTTGGCAGCTGGAGAAATGGTTTTTGTCTATGAGAATCCTAAGGAAGGAGGAGCAGGTGGCACAGTTGGAAACCGAAATATTCGGACCTCAGAGAGAGTCACTCTGATTGTTGACAACACACGCTTTGTAGTGGATCCTTCCATCTTCACTGCACAGCCCAATACCATGTTGGGCAGGTAAAGTATATTTCAATCCTCGTTATCCTGTGTCTTTAGTCATCATAGCTATAACTGaaacttaaataaaaatgaaatattcacACATGTAATTATAGATCTGTGAGTTGGGGGAATAAATCAAAGTTTCTTTTGCACAGAATGTTTGGATCTGGAAGAGAACATAATTTCACACGGCCCAACGAGAAAGGGGAGTACGAAGTGGCTGAGGGGATTAGCTCAACAGTTTTCAGAGCAATTCTGGTTAGTTTCTCTTTTGCATTTTCCTTGTATGCATAAATACTTGTGAGGTAAATGTTGAATACACACTTATGCTCAATGATTTTATCTGtgttgtattattattaaaagataAATAAGCCATTGTGGGATCATTTTAGCTCACCGGGTAGAGCAGGCAACCCAAAAAATCTGCCCTGAGGCCATCTACTTCCCCTGGTCTTTCTCATCTTCTCTTTACTGTCAAATCACAATGGAGGCTTAAAAAGCTCTGAAAATGtatcataaataaaataacacaatcAAGTCAATAAAAATCTACTTCTATGCTCTTTTGGCCAAACCTAAATATTTTACATAGGGCTATAAAGTCAGTTCTTAACAGACTGCCTTTACTGCTTTTGTATGAGATGTAACACCAATCTCTGGTGTcacaatttttaaatatatcagCATTTGCTCTTTAATGCTTCCACAGCAGAATGTAGAAGTGGAATTGTGAATAAAACTCCCAGTGGGATGTGTTCTTCCAATCTTTGTGGGACATGTAACACCTGTTAGCCTTGAGTGATATACTGTATTTTCCTTACCTggatccgtgtgtgtgtgtgtgtgtgtgtgtgtgtgtgtgtgtgtgtgtgtgtgtgtaaggagTTGTCTGAGCCCCGTCTGCTGTGAAAGTCTATCCAAATTCAGTGCGGCCAGAAATGACACAAAACAAATGTGCAGTTATTAGTGttgaatattgtttttgtttttgtttttcctacaTTGATTTTGAATAGTtacttgtgattttttttttttttttttttttaaattatttgagcTGTATGATCAGGGTGTTGAATTAATACAGCCCCTCACCCCATCATCATGACTATTACTATAgaatatttaaatgaatattGAATTACTAGTATAGCAGTGTTtttgaaaaatacatataatgCCTGAAATTTAGAGTAGTGTACTGGTTCCTCTGGTTTACCATCAAGCAGTAGTATAAACAGTACATCATAATACAGATGGTACTGaattaaaaatagttttaaataaaaaaataaaaaataaaaataaacatttcaggTAGAATATATAGCTTTACTCAACATGGGCTGTTTTGTACTGTCTACATTACATCTAATTAGTGACTGATTGCTCATGTTGAAACTCTTAAGTAGATATATGTTGGAAAATTGAATTTACTTTGCGATATGGTGAGCAAGTAGTACGCAGTTTACTGAGAAAGCTGCAGTTGGTGAGTTCTAAGAAATGTACGATTAGATTAGGCTGCATTTTTGTTGTCTGATTCATCTAAAATGCACCAGAAACCAACCCTGCAGAAAACACTGCAGCAACTATAGCACAGTGTGTACTTGCTACAGCCCATTCAGGTATATGAAGTGTATATGAGGCTGGAATGACAAAGCAAATCTGACCGATCTGAATTTGAGCTTTAATTCACAGTTTGACATTTGCACGGTGGTATATGCTGCATCTAATTTCCTGCCAAACTGCATGTTTCCTTTGGCCTACTAAAAACCCACCTTGTAACAGTTTAACGGACTCAGTAATGGAAGACTCCTTTAACATGTAAAACTCTGAATCTGCTGTTAGAAAGCAAACTGAGATCCTGTTACCAGGTTCAGTTTTATCAAAAGGgtttatttgattttgtttgtaaTTGTATGATTTAAGTTGATggataaattgtgtttttaatgatttcctCTTTGTGATTTCTCTCTAATTGGCAGGATTACTACAAATCTGGGATAATCCGTTGTCCTGATGGAATCTCTATCCCCGAGTTACGTGAGGCGTGCGACTATCTATGCATCTCCTTCGACTACAGCACCATCAAATGCAGAGACCTCAGTGAGTAGTTCCTCTGGGACACTGAAGCTGTCGGTGTTGCATTAACAGTAGCAGTGCTGAGTATCATTGATCAGGGAGACTGCTCACACTTTGTCACTTTGCAAGGCTTAACAAGATTGCAGCTAATTGATCATAATCACCAACCTGTGAGGATTTCATATttttgactttaaaaaaaaatacagcttttAAGAACGAGCAATTTTCCCTGTAATGTATGCCCAAAAAGGAGCACACGTAGGATTTTTTCTAAGTCAATAATTAACCAGAATTACCTGctattttcttgtttgtttgtttgttttttcttttagagtTTTAGCCTATAATGAATGAAAAACCAAATTTCTCAAATCCATATAGCCCTTATTCATGTGAAAGTGAGTTCAGGGCCACAACTTGTTGTATATCATGTATGACATTTCGTCTTCTTTCCTCCTCAACTTTTTGGGGTAAATATGTCTACAAATTTGATTCACAGTCATGCATGAGTGGCGGCTTTAAGGCTTTTTGGTGCACTGCAACACAATAGTACCTGAAACTGATGGTTGCGAGACTGGACAGACTTTTTCTTCATCAATATTCAAAAATTTGTAGCAGTACTTTGCTGAAATGGAGGCAAAGAAAtggctgttgtttgtttacctgtaaattaTTTGTTTGAACGTAACACTACAAGGTAGTAAGCCTAACCTGAAAGGAACCTTTTAACCAGGAATTCAGTTTTTATGAAGGCACCTCTGAAATGGCTCTGTGTGTTTCAACCTGGGGTTGCTTGCTTACCTTTGAGCACTTTATAAAGTATATGCTTATGATGGAAATTTTGAATTGAAATTCTTACTCTTTGTTAACAGGTGCCCTGATGCATGAGCTGTCCAATGATGGAGCTCGGCGTCAATTTGAGTTTTACCTCGAGGAAATGGTTCTGCCTCTGATGGTGGCCAGCGCCCAGAGCGGAGAGAGGGAATGTCACATTGTAGTCCTTACCGATGATGATGTGGTTGACTGGGATGAAGAATATCCACCACAAATGGGGGAAGAGTATTCACAGAGTGAGTACCCACTAATTCAGAGCATAGGCACACGTCTCggagcacagacacacaataaaccaccttgtttgttttttccttgtagttatttacagcacaaaacTGTACAGATTCTTCAAGTATATCGAAAACCGAGACGTTGCCaaatcagttttaaaagagCGGGGACTGAAGAAAATAAGGCTGGGCATTGAAGGTGAGCTGAATTTTTCAGTATTAAATATTGAtgtcctctctttttttcttttttctattctCATGAGTGGGAGAGAGATGTCTGATGTCTGACCTATATGAACAGTACAGGATATAACGACTCACTGCATACTGCAGATGTATTTATAATTACAGATTTGTTTGGCAGCAAGCAAATTAATGCATAAAATAGATATCAACAGATGCCTGTTTGCAATCTGGATGTTATTAAAGTCAGAATCAAATGAATCAACTGTGGTCGGTGTgagacaaaatatatatatattttatttaataaaatgctAGAATGGTTTTGTACCCAAACTGTTTTGTTCACTCAATTTAACATTACCCAAGTTAATATGCAGTTGGAGTGCAGTATTAGGTTCACATACCAGATGTAGACAGTAGACATGCTGCTACCTGAATGTTTTTGTATGCTGTTCATTTTGTATGCTGTGACTGAAAAGACACGCCTAAAGTGGGAAGTCGATCAAACTAGAATAAGGTCATTTAGAGCCCAGCACTTGGTAATGCATTGATTCCTTTTAAACAAGTGGTCAGTCACATCACGTTCAGGGTGAGCCCCTTGCTtctggtgttttcttttttgtattctGTGTTAACAAAAGTTAGGATGAACTGAGCCACTAGTGTTGTTGTCTCTCTGACAGGTTACCCTACGTATAAAGAGAAAGTCAAGAAAAGACCAGGAGGTCGTCCAGAGGTCATTTACAACTACGTCCAGAGGCCCTTCATCCGCATGTCCTGGGAAAAGGAGGAGGGTAAAAGCCGCCATGTTGATTTCCAGTGCGTTAAGTCCAAGTCGATCACCAacctagcagcagcagcagctgacatcCCCCAAGATCAGCTGGTGGTGATGCACCCTGGCCCCCAAGTGGATGAACTGGATATCCTGCCTAATCACCCACCTAGTGGGAACCACTACAGCAACAACTACAGCAATGAGCCTGATCCTGATGCACCTTCACCTGCTGTCTGAGGACAACTTGGTCCTCTTTCAATGCCTCTGCCCCTCTCCTACTCTTCTAGTCCTACTCCCAGCATGCTGCAGCATGGAGCGCTAGGGGCACCATAACCATATTGCCTTGACACCTCCTTTGCAGCCTTAGAGCCTCAAGAACCTGGATGACTGTAGGAAAAGAAACACGAGGAACATAAGACTGGTGAAAAGAACATTTCactattgttttcattttggggtttttgtttttgttttgttttttacttgacCAAAGGAAGGAATCTATTtttgtttggggaaaaaaaaaatctttaaaaaaaatattattagcATTATTATTTACAATATTATTGTACCTTAATTTGATGGTTTTGACTGAGCACTCTTGTGGTGTCACTGTTTTTTCACAGGTTTTATTTCACTGATATCTTAGATTTTGATTCTCTCGGGTGGCCTAACTGCTAAATGGCTTTGATGGGGAAGGATACACAACTAGCTAAGGAGAGATTACATCTTTCTGGTCATGGAGAAAATCTGTTCTCACCACTTAGTCTCATGATCTCCAGTTGAACTCCTCTCAGATGTCTTTGATTCTTGTCATGGGATATGTAGTCATTGGCTGGATCTGATATGTGATGTTTGCTCCTCCTGCAGCCAAGATATTAAGCAGAACACAGGCTGTTGTGGTCAGAATCTTTTATGTGCAAAGCTTGAAAttgttgtttaaaaataaaacaaaatcatgAAATAAAgatgaacatttaaaaaaaaatatatatatataataatatgttATATATTGCATGCCTTATTGTAAAAGCCTAACAGGACCCAGGAGATGTTGCCCTCCAGAGGTAAGACTGACCAGATTTGGGTTAAATGCTAATAACCATTAAGaagaaacatttctgctctgtacAATTGGGTCTGaaacactaaaaataaattcagattaataatattaatttttgtaagtattaattaaattttttttcagCTATTCTGATTAAACCACTGATGATTCCAAATTACATTCAATGTGATACCAGACTGGTAACAGCAAACTGAACCATATTTAAAAAGCTTGAAGGGCTAAATATAATTTTTGTACTcttacttaaaaaataaaatgatctttcttcacactgattttttttactgcagttCATATACACATAAATTTTCCTATTTCATTTCTTCATGAGTAGAAATGATAACAAATAGAACCTGGTAAGCTCTTTAAAAGGAACCCCGACTATTATGACAAGTTACTCTAAATATGTTACAAATTATCTCCACTACATAAAAACATACTTGAGAATaactacatttttttgttattcattaaatctttgttgtttaaAACTATTTTGGATCCGTGGGAGCGGCCATGTTTTTTCGCACacaatgcattctgggatgaTGTAGCAGGGGAGATGCAGCAAATTGACCGGAACTTATACTTATCCTAGAAATGGTTGTGTCGGAAAATCCCAGAAGATGAGCAGTTTCTGAAGTAGTCACTTAAATAACTCTTATTCTGATGCGGTGACCCTAATAAAGTGGCTCATACTAtgtatatagaaatatataataaataacatAAGTCTTTCTGTGCCTAATAAAATAACGCAATATAAAGTATAACCACAGGAACTGCAAGCAGAGAGAGAATTTCCTATAACAGCCTGGTAATTATCAGCTGAAAAGAGCCGTTTTTACTTACCTGAGTATTGAGAGTAGAGACAATGAAAGATACAATGTTCTCCACCTCTTTGCTCCAGTGATTCATAAAACACAACCAGTAGCTTCTCGGTGTGATGAATGgcccatgttttatttttaacttgtagCACTTTGTATTgatcttttctttcatttggagCACTTAGAGCAGAGGGGGACAAGGACAGGTAACCGATGAACTATCAGCAATAAAGATGAACTACAGCACCGTTTTCAGCCACTGCTCCATTCTATTTTCAGAAATTCAACAAAGCAGATCTGTCTACAGAATGTATGCACAGGAAGAGCCGATCGTGTAGTTGGGACAGTCTATTATGTTGTAGATATGTGCAATAATCAGGATTTCGGTAAGATGCATACCTTGCCTGTGGCATTCTGTTCATAAAAGAGTTCATAAAATAAACCCCAGCAGTTTTTTAGGAAGATGAGTCAAAACAGAAGGAGGCTAAACAGATAAAAATGATGTATGTATCTACACAAAATTGTTTCTTGTAGGGTTCTGGAGAGTTTCATATGTAGGTGTGAATTTGTAGTGTGACATTAGAGCTACCAGATATACTGTGTCATCTTTGCTCATCGAAGACAAACTTCCCATCGATAAGATGATGTGAAACAAAATCTGTAGGCTTGATCTTGATGGGATTCTGTACTATCTGGGAAACACTGTGTGGATACAACTTGTCAATAGCTATTCTAActcacaaaacaaaatacaaggATCCGAATTAGCTAATGTGTATGTTTACTGAAAGACCAGCACGACTGTGCCTCAGTATACAAAGGAAAGTCCATAAAGGCATGGGTGGGTGAGTTTAGTGTGAAAGAAACCGACTGGTCTGTGCAGAGCCCTGACCTCAACCTCATCAAACACcgttgggatgaattagagcagagaTTACAAGGCACCTCAAAATGCTCTCCTGGATGAATAGACAAAATCACAGACACAGACCAAAATCTTGCTGAAAGCTTTCCCAGAAGAGTGGAAGCCGTAAATGTAGGACCAGGAACATATTACTACCTATGGATTCAGAGTTGCACTCCTGTAGGTATAAAGTATTAGTGGcccagtacttttgtccatTTAGTGTATTTCTTTAGCAGAGAGTCTATCGCCTCTTCTCACCACATGCTGGCAGTAGTGCACagcaaaaagatttaaaaaatcttcACAGTTTAACAAGTGGGAAAACTGATTGACATGTAATGTTAATTTCCCATACACTATTATAAGTTGTGATAAATTAATTAAGTACTCAAAGTTATTAGCTTCCTGGCTAATCTTTACTGAATAGACTGTTAGATGTTTGATTTGTATTAGGATCCAGAGATACTCATGATTTCAAATGAAATGATATATGGtaaaatggactggttcttgtaCATCACTTTATGCAACATGTCTCATTTACACTTCAGTTAACACATTGGGACCTTGTCCAAAAGACAGACTGGGGCAGGCAGGGATGGAACGACCAACCTCCTGAGCTGCAGCCAACTTTCAATAGTTCTATTGATATAAGCGATTTTCTTTTGAATCTTGTACTTGAATTTCACAGATAAACAAGGACAAAGGTTGTTAATCTCTTCCTCACTATCATTTACTTTGTCTGTCACAAGaacctgtgttttttgttctttctggCCAAGCCAAACTTTATgaatatgtacatatataacTTTCATCAAAAGCTCAACCCAAGTCTGAAATTGATACCAACAGCATGAATGTTACAGTAGCTGCTAGATACAAGAATACCTTGCAGTTACTCAATCTAGGAAAGTTTGTGCATTCTCACAGATGTTAACTAACATCTTAACAATAATCCCAGTGCCATTGTAATAGGATCAGATGCTATAAATGCTCAAAAGGTTATTGTCTCCAGCAACAGTGTCACTTCAGTCACTGAGTTCACACCCCGTCCCTTTTATTAGTGGCCAACCCTTAGACGACACCAGATTTGTATGGTCGAATTAAGCAAATGTGATATTCTTGAAGTGTTACATTACACTGGATTCAATTGATTTGGCAGATGCTCTTGTTTAgctgggggggaaaaaacattttGCGTGGTGTCAACAACTTCCAGGCAACATTTTAATGTTACTCAGTCTAAAAAAGGCAGCAGATTTTTAGACAAGACAACCTGCTCAAAGCCTTGGATTTtatcaaacaacaaaaacaagcagTTATCCTAGGAACGTCTGACAAGATTTTTGAAACAAATTGGAGGTGGTCGTGTAGCTCAAGCAGCACAGctgtacaaaatgaaatgacAACTGCTACTTGAAAAATCTCAAGAAGATAACTCTATTTTCAACACAAGCGACAGATTCACAAGTGTATTGCACATGTAACTGGATTATGGGTAGCTCTTTTTTTAACAGCTCGGTGAGGATAAGCTCTGGTGGCTTCTAATTTAATATAATTGAGACAGAGTGATGTGAACATGGAACATTATACTTTATTTAACTCCAACCATCTGCTCTTTTTCAGGGTAGAGTGTCAGGGCACTGTATATAGTGACATATGTGgaataaaatgagaaaagagCGGCTCATTTTAAAAGCAGCAATCCTAAATCAAATGAAGACCTTAAGAACATTTGCACAGCTGtattatattctttttttaatttatgtttgACAAGGAGCATCTCATCTAAGATAATCTTTTTTAGATTTTCTcactgaagaagaagaggaagaagaagaaacagtgttgCCCTATAATGTAAAACGAGAGATGAGGCAACAACACAGTGTGTCAAAGTTGGCTGTTGACTCCAACACGACACAACacccttcaaaataaaggcTTGTTTCTAGATAGGTTTATAAGTCAGGGTGAAAATCTAATTCAGTGGCTTGAGTTGCATAACATTCAAAACATGCAGAAGCAATAGTGCACATTGTTTCTCTGTAAGTCCTTAAAAAAACAGACTGCAAAAAGACTCAACCATGAACCACTTCAGTGTTATTTGGTGGCTGGCATGGAGGTTGCGATGTTTGGATTTCACGGTGAGATTCAGCTCAGAGGGATTTGAGATGACTACACTTTGTTTTGGTTAAAATACTTTCAATGTTC from the Oreochromis niloticus isolate F11D_XX linkage group LG1, O_niloticus_UMD_NMBU, whole genome shotgun sequence genome contains:
- the btbd10b gene encoding BTB/POZ domain-containing protein 10 isoform X1, with the protein product MATRLPSYDSNSSDTENWERKTASRPRKLCRHSSSSQDRTSRVKEEHRKMSLHGASGGCDRSRDRRRSSDRSRDSSHEREGQLTPCIRNVTSPTRQHNSDRDRDGGSSSRPSSPRPQRVSPSGSSSSGVVSSRNSSLSSTEGTFKSLAAGEMVFVYENPKEGGAGGTVGNRNIRTSERVTLIVDNTRFVVDPSIFTAQPNTMLGRMFGSGREHNFTRPNEKGEYEVAEGISSTVFRAILDYYKSGIIRCPDGISIPELREACDYLCISFDYSTIKCRDLSALMHELSNDGARRQFEFYLEEMVLPLMVASAQSGERECHIVVLTDDDVVDWDEEYPPQMGEEYSQIIYSTKLYRFFKYIENRDVAKSVLKERGLKKIRLGIEGYPTYKEKVKKRPGGRPEVIYNYVQRPFIRMSWEKEEGKSRHVDFQCVKSKSITNLAAAAADIPQDQLVVMHPGPQVDELDILPNHPPSGNHYSNNYSNEPDPDAPSPAV
- the btbd10b gene encoding BTB/POZ domain-containing protein 10 isoform X2, with the protein product MATRLPSYDSNSSDTENWERKTASRPRKLCRHSSSQDRTSRVKEEHRKMSLHGASGGCDRSRDRRRSSDRSRDSSHEREGQLTPCIRNVTSPTRQHNSDRDRDGGSSSRPSSPRPQRVSPSGSSSSGVVSSRNSSLSSTEGTFKSLAAGEMVFVYENPKEGGAGGTVGNRNIRTSERVTLIVDNTRFVVDPSIFTAQPNTMLGRMFGSGREHNFTRPNEKGEYEVAEGISSTVFRAILDYYKSGIIRCPDGISIPELREACDYLCISFDYSTIKCRDLSALMHELSNDGARRQFEFYLEEMVLPLMVASAQSGERECHIVVLTDDDVVDWDEEYPPQMGEEYSQIIYSTKLYRFFKYIENRDVAKSVLKERGLKKIRLGIEGYPTYKEKVKKRPGGRPEVIYNYVQRPFIRMSWEKEEGKSRHVDFQCVKSKSITNLAAAAADIPQDQLVVMHPGPQVDELDILPNHPPSGNHYSNNYSNEPDPDAPSPAV